The Rhizobium indicum genome has a segment encoding these proteins:
- a CDS encoding FadR/GntR family transcriptional regulator — protein sequence MTLKSMKPLTRAPLLHVSVQESLRAYIDDNGLAPGTLLPAEGELATQLGVSRNSLREGIKALESLGVLETRRGVGIFVKAFSFEPLLDNLAYGLGGALRQIEEVLEIRRTLEVGLIGKTIDVIGEEDIAELRATVNRMRAHAERGETFAEDDQLFHRLLFRCQDNETLVRLIDVFWLAFYKASDFVNLENADPMATWRDHAAIVDAIEAKDLEEARRRLDRHYEGIARVIANNKTSSNVGGTHEKTV from the coding sequence ATGACATTGAAATCGATGAAGCCGCTGACGCGCGCCCCGCTGTTGCATGTCTCCGTGCAGGAAAGTCTGCGCGCCTATATCGACGACAATGGCCTTGCGCCGGGAACCCTGCTTCCGGCGGAAGGAGAGCTTGCCACCCAGCTCGGTGTCAGCCGCAATTCGCTGAGGGAAGGCATCAAGGCGTTGGAATCGCTCGGCGTGCTGGAGACGCGGCGCGGCGTCGGCATCTTCGTGAAGGCCTTTTCCTTCGAGCCGCTTCTCGACAACCTCGCTTACGGCCTCGGCGGCGCCCTGCGGCAGATCGAGGAGGTCCTCGAAATCCGGCGTACGCTGGAAGTGGGATTGATCGGCAAAACGATCGACGTGATCGGCGAGGAGGACATCGCCGAGCTGCGCGCCACGGTCAATCGGATGCGCGCCCATGCCGAGCGGGGCGAAACCTTTGCGGAAGACGACCAGCTGTTCCACCGACTGCTGTTTCGCTGCCAGGACAATGAAACGCTCGTGCGGCTGATCGATGTCTTCTGGCTCGCCTTCTACAAGGCATCGGATTTCGTCAATCTTGAAAATGCCGATCCGATGGCGACGTGGCGCGACCATGCCGCGATCGTCGATGCGATTGAGGCAAAAGATCTGGAGGAGGCGCGCAGGCGCCTGGATCGTCACTACGAGGGCATCGCCCGGGTGATTGCCAACAACAAGACAAGTTCAAACGTGGGAGGAACACATGAAAAGACTGTCTAG
- a CDS encoding GNAT family N-acetyltransferase, producing MGKTIEILTGKAELCRSIMGALPDWFSEPEVIEAGAQAIEDLPVFGYVEADVVTALMALKPHPPGAVEIALIATRPEHHGRGAGRHLIDAAERFGHESGARLLTVKTLAPRGLDEPQFEATRRFYDRNGFVRAEVFAKLWHEDHPCLFMVKPLAGVQAGETAL from the coding sequence ATGGGAAAAACAATTGAGATCCTGACCGGCAAGGCAGAGCTCTGCCGATCGATCATGGGGGCTTTGCCCGACTGGTTTTCAGAACCCGAGGTTATCGAAGCGGGTGCCCAGGCGATCGAAGACCTGCCGGTGTTCGGTTATGTCGAAGCGGATGTCGTGACCGCGTTGATGGCTTTGAAGCCGCACCCGCCCGGCGCCGTCGAGATCGCGCTGATCGCGACACGACCCGAACATCACGGTCGCGGCGCCGGACGCCATCTCATCGATGCGGCCGAGCGTTTCGGCCATGAATCGGGTGCGCGGCTGCTGACGGTCAAGACGCTCGCCCCGCGCGGCCTCGACGAACCGCAGTTCGAGGCGACGCGGCGCTTCTATGACCGGAACGGCTTTGTGCGGGCGGAGGTCTTTGCAAAGCTCTGGCACGAGGACCATCCATGCCTGTTCATGGTCAAGCCACTCGCCGGCGTCCAGGCAGGTGAGACTGCGCTTTGA
- a CDS encoding PLP-dependent transferase: MNQSINPHDLGAHAVADDLFTPVDPAAFNAVSPPIFQTSLFTYDSYEAMEDVFAGRTRNYIYSRGDNPTVREFELLVARLEGAEDGRAFSSGTAAITSTILSLVEAGDRVVAVRHLYNDVYRLLVKLLARLGVAVDFVDPADHDEVRKALSGAKLLYLENPTSFVFELQDIAALSAMAKEAGVTTIIDNSWATPLFQKPIQHGVDIVIHAASKYLGGHSDTVAGVVVGSKEAIARINSTSYPYVGAKLSPFEAWLLLRGMRTLRVRLKEHERSGLLLAGRLKEHSAIGRVRHPAFQEHPGRATLTGYAGLFAFDLNPDIDVARFVNSLRDIRLGVSWGGPETLVVPAKVALQIPDRMTSFIRFGVSEQTVRFAVGLEEPELLWSDLQQALHAAKR, encoded by the coding sequence ATGAACCAGTCGATCAACCCGCACGACCTTGGCGCCCATGCGGTCGCTGACGATCTCTTTACGCCTGTCGATCCGGCGGCATTCAACGCCGTGTCTCCGCCGATCTTCCAAACGTCGCTCTTCACCTACGACAGTTACGAGGCGATGGAGGATGTCTTTGCCGGACGCACGCGTAACTACATCTATTCGCGCGGCGACAATCCGACGGTTCGCGAATTCGAACTGCTGGTCGCCCGCCTCGAGGGCGCAGAGGATGGACGGGCTTTCTCCAGCGGAACGGCCGCCATTACATCGACAATTCTCAGCCTTGTTGAGGCAGGCGACCGGGTCGTTGCGGTGCGCCATCTCTATAACGATGTCTACCGCCTTCTGGTGAAGCTGCTTGCCAGGCTCGGTGTCGCGGTGGATTTCGTCGATCCCGCCGACCACGACGAGGTCCGCAAGGCGCTGTCGGGTGCCAAGCTGCTCTACCTTGAAAACCCCACATCCTTTGTCTTCGAGCTTCAAGACATTGCGGCGCTGTCGGCCATGGCAAAGGAGGCCGGCGTCACCACCATCATCGACAATTCCTGGGCAACGCCGCTCTTTCAGAAACCGATCCAGCATGGCGTCGATATCGTCATTCACGCCGCCTCGAAATATCTCGGCGGTCACAGCGATACGGTCGCCGGCGTCGTCGTCGGCTCGAAAGAGGCCATCGCCAGGATCAATTCAACGTCTTACCCCTATGTCGGTGCCAAACTGTCACCGTTCGAGGCCTGGCTGCTGCTGCGCGGCATGCGCACGCTGCGTGTCCGTCTCAAGGAGCATGAGCGCAGCGGGCTTTTGCTGGCCGGGCGGCTGAAGGAGCATTCTGCGATCGGACGCGTTCGTCACCCGGCATTCCAGGAACATCCCGGAAGGGCGACGCTGACGGGTTATGCCGGGCTGTTTGCCTTCGACCTCAATCCCGATATCGATGTCGCACGTTTTGTGAATAGCCTTCGCGACATCCGCCTCGGTGTCAGCTGGGGGGGACCAGAAACGCTGGTGGTCCCCGCCAAGGTCGCGTTGCAGATCCCCGACCGGATGACTTCCTTCATCCGGTTCGGCGTGAGCGAGCAGACGGTTCGTTTCGCCGTTGGCCTGGAAGAGCCGGAACTGCTGTGGAGCGATTTGCAGCAGGCGCTGCACGCAGCGAAACGGTAG
- a CDS encoding MATE family efflux transporter, which yields MNDMSDVSGSFRKRQRLAPEDLASPELFRLLLRLGLPAMFGLSINAAHHTINMIFVGMIGEDQIAAIMIVLPILMLIAAFGEGIGVGVATEVGRTLGAGNRSRAGAIASISLAAGVVFGAASAIAIVVFPDLLLFGATPALQPLAQHYLMIIAVSVPLTMAQIILDFLAIAEGNARFSMWTLVACFALNMILDPIMIFGFGFGLQGVAIATILSQLVALCIYAAYHARRLGTVRLTFGWRWRDIGYLRPVLAVGAPTTLTSLATAGAIAAMVSLAGTYHREAGIAGVGIALRLLAVGTLPVIGISLGAQSILSFAWGRGDTARVLSTVRILTVVTSAVSGAYGLGALVFSEELASFFTDDAVVIGIAGQAIIATHLPLLFFGLRQTVLILFQAQGRPKAAVAIGLAQNGYLLFPLLALLPPFFGFSGLLAAIFLASALSGLLSAVCLARTLSALRQRSADHLTSIRPYPSFCP from the coding sequence ATGAACGATATGAGCGACGTCAGCGGCAGCTTCCGGAAACGGCAGCGTCTCGCACCGGAAGACCTTGCCAGTCCTGAGCTTTTCAGGCTGCTGCTTCGGCTTGGCCTGCCGGCCATGTTCGGCCTGTCGATCAACGCCGCCCATCACACGATCAACATGATCTTCGTCGGGATGATCGGTGAAGACCAGATCGCGGCGATCATGATCGTCCTGCCGATCCTGATGCTCATCGCCGCCTTCGGCGAGGGGATCGGCGTCGGTGTCGCAACCGAGGTCGGGCGCACGCTCGGAGCCGGCAACCGATCCCGGGCCGGCGCCATTGCCTCGATCAGTCTTGCTGCCGGCGTCGTTTTCGGCGCGGCAAGTGCCATCGCAATAGTCGTATTTCCAGATTTGCTGCTGTTCGGCGCCACCCCTGCCCTTCAGCCGCTCGCGCAACATTATCTGATGATCATTGCGGTCTCGGTGCCGCTGACGATGGCGCAGATCATTCTCGATTTCCTGGCGATCGCAGAGGGCAATGCCCGCTTCAGCATGTGGACGCTGGTCGCCTGCTTTGCGCTGAACATGATCCTCGATCCGATCATGATCTTTGGCTTCGGCTTCGGCCTGCAGGGCGTTGCAATCGCAACCATCCTGTCGCAGCTCGTCGCGCTTTGCATCTATGCTGCCTACCACGCCAGGCGACTTGGGACGGTCCGGCTGACGTTTGGCTGGCGGTGGCGAGATATCGGTTATCTCAGGCCTGTCCTTGCTGTGGGCGCGCCGACGACGCTGACCAGTCTCGCAACCGCTGGCGCGATTGCGGCAATGGTGTCGCTTGCCGGCACCTATCACCGAGAAGCCGGCATCGCCGGCGTCGGGATTGCCTTGCGGCTGCTGGCGGTCGGAACCCTCCCCGTCATCGGCATTTCACTCGGGGCCCAGTCGATCCTGAGCTTTGCCTGGGGTCGAGGCGATACGGCCCGAGTGCTGTCGACAGTCCGCATCCTGACAGTGGTCACAAGTGCGGTGAGCGGCGCATACGGGTTGGGGGCGCTCGTTTTCTCCGAGGAGCTTGCCTCGTTCTTCACCGACGATGCGGTGGTGATCGGGATCGCAGGGCAGGCGATCATCGCGACCCATCTTCCCCTTCTGTTTTTCGGCCTGCGGCAAACGGTGTTGATCCTCTTCCAGGCTCAGGGCAGACCGAAAGCGGCGGTTGCCATCGGCCTGGCGCAGAATGGCTATCTTCTCTTTCCGCTGCTTGCTCTTCTGCCGCCGTTCTTCGGCTTTTCAGGCTTGCTGGCGGCAATATTCCTGGCCTCTGCCCTGTCCGGCCTGCTGTCGGCCGTCTGCCTGGCGAGGACGCTCAGCGCGCTCCGGCAGCGCTCTGCCGATCATCTGACCTCCATCCGTCCATATCCCAGCTTTTGTCCATGA
- the fhuF gene encoding siderophore-iron reductase FhuF gives METTGAFQRPTLIADHPVAHQAVDLDGLVGDSPFAYCRGKLLRALPQTGIVVSCRDLCDRAIFDEIIGRYAQKFPGSDRRAIVSMWTLYYFSMLTIAPSVHMFVNRIGLSLEIDRLLLVCNEHTGEPEAFVMSGRPDVTTDPAGELHRLMLGHAEPIIAAIAANAGVAPKLLWNNVAAYLSWILKEIAHRHEPVLVEGGLALLEEAQWPGGGRNPMFGMIRIARQQCGLEFVRRKVCCLRYNLPGVGGCGEACPLPEGRH, from the coding sequence ATGGAGACAACCGGGGCGTTTCAGCGCCCGACCTTGATCGCTGACCATCCTGTCGCCCATCAGGCCGTCGACCTCGACGGTCTGGTGGGCGACAGCCCGTTCGCCTATTGCCGCGGCAAGCTGCTCAGGGCTCTCCCGCAGACGGGCATCGTTGTTTCCTGCAGGGATCTTTGCGACCGAGCGATCTTCGACGAGATCATTGGCCGATATGCGCAAAAATTTCCGGGCAGCGACCGTCGTGCGATCGTCTCGATGTGGACGCTCTATTATTTCAGCATGCTGACGATTGCTCCGAGCGTCCATATGTTCGTGAACAGGATCGGGCTGTCGTTGGAGATCGACCGGCTTTTGCTCGTCTGCAACGAGCATACGGGCGAGCCGGAAGCATTCGTGATGTCCGGCAGGCCGGACGTGACGACTGACCCGGCCGGCGAGCTTCACCGGCTGATGCTCGGTCACGCCGAGCCCATCATCGCGGCGATCGCCGCCAACGCCGGCGTCGCACCGAAGCTTCTCTGGAACAATGTCGCGGCCTATCTCTCCTGGATTCTGAAGGAGATCGCTCATCGCCATGAGCCCGTCCTCGTTGAAGGCGGCTTGGCGCTGCTGGAAGAAGCTCAATGGCCGGGCGGCGGGCGCAACCCGATGTTCGGCATGATCCGCATTGCGCGCCAGCAATGCGGGCTCGAATTCGTGCGCAGGAAAGTCTGCTGCCTGCGCTATAACCTGCCGGGCGTCGGCGGCTGCGGCGAAGCCTGCCCGCTGCCGGAGGGGCGCCACTAG
- a CDS encoding ABC transporter substrate-binding protein: MKRLSRLSVIALGALLSTAAVPALVVSGAAAEAQAATLSGGFDVGPGGFQGNFNPLAATAGFTWLSVYYEPLIAYDEKLQKVIGALASSYEVSSDQMTYTFKLTDAKWHDGKPFTAKDAKFTMGLAMDAKTGSVLAARLKGISSVETPDEHTVVIKLSAPSSSFPDTMTKVMMLPEHALSSIPADQLAKNTWWSTAPIGTGPFKFTKYVSDQYVELAANTDYRGGKPALERVINRYFANPAAAIAALRSGEIQFTYVDSNDVPTFKDNKDFQVIEGNSFVVNYLGFNHESPLWKDVRVRQAVMYAINRDAIIQSLYGGAAKPANCAYVADQLIPQGIDSYAYDPEEAKQLLTEAGWDQINGGKPITLLTYYTTPLATNVLAAVQAMLAQVGINIVPRAVDAPTYNSIVLNATPDIAQFQLVYAGLQNGPDAGSINVGLNEKQIPPAGPNVARVRMPDLTKALDTALAEPDSTKRDAAYQDVCKVMNTNLPWATLWVANRYGIVSTKVKDFVWTPAPGGGPYQANPQKWSIAE; encoded by the coding sequence ATGAAAAGACTGTCTAGATTATCCGTTATTGCGCTTGGCGCTCTGCTGTCGACGGCTGCCGTTCCGGCTCTTGTCGTTTCGGGCGCAGCAGCTGAGGCTCAGGCAGCCACGCTGTCGGGTGGCTTCGATGTCGGCCCCGGAGGCTTCCAGGGCAACTTCAATCCGCTCGCCGCGACCGCCGGCTTCACCTGGCTCAGCGTCTACTACGAACCGCTGATCGCCTATGACGAGAAGCTGCAGAAGGTTATCGGCGCGCTGGCAAGCTCCTACGAGGTCAGCTCCGACCAGATGACCTACACGTTCAAGCTGACGGACGCCAAATGGCATGACGGCAAACCGTTCACCGCCAAGGACGCGAAGTTCACCATGGGCCTTGCTATGGATGCGAAAACCGGCTCGGTGCTCGCTGCCCGGCTGAAGGGCATATCGTCGGTCGAGACGCCGGATGAGCACACTGTTGTCATCAAGCTCAGCGCGCCGAGCAGCAGTTTTCCCGACACGATGACCAAGGTGATGATGCTGCCCGAGCATGCGCTCTCCTCGATTCCGGCCGACCAATTAGCGAAGAATACCTGGTGGTCCACCGCTCCGATCGGCACCGGTCCGTTCAAATTCACCAAATACGTCTCGGATCAATATGTCGAACTTGCCGCAAACACCGATTATCGCGGTGGCAAACCTGCACTGGAACGTGTCATCAATCGTTATTTCGCCAACCCGGCCGCAGCAATCGCTGCGCTGAGATCCGGCGAAATCCAGTTCACCTATGTCGATTCCAACGACGTGCCGACCTTCAAGGACAACAAGGACTTCCAGGTCATCGAAGGCAACTCTTTCGTCGTCAACTATCTCGGCTTCAACCACGAATCCCCGCTCTGGAAGGATGTGCGCGTCCGCCAGGCGGTGATGTACGCGATCAATCGCGATGCCATCATCCAGAGCCTCTATGGCGGTGCGGCCAAGCCAGCCAATTGCGCCTATGTCGCCGACCAGCTGATACCCCAGGGCATAGACAGCTATGCCTATGATCCCGAGGAGGCCAAGCAACTGCTGACGGAAGCCGGCTGGGACCAGATCAATGGCGGCAAGCCGATCACCCTTCTGACCTATTACACCACGCCGCTGGCCACCAACGTGCTTGCCGCAGTCCAGGCGATGCTTGCCCAGGTCGGCATCAACATCGTCCCGCGCGCCGTCGATGCCCCGACCTATAACAGTATCGTGCTCAATGCGACGCCGGACATTGCCCAGTTCCAGTTGGTTTATGCCGGGCTGCAGAACGGGCCGGATGCCGGAAGCATCAATGTCGGCCTTAACGAGAAGCAGATCCCTCCGGCCGGACCGAATGTCGCCAGGGTTCGCATGCCTGACCTCACCAAGGCGCTCGATACCGCGCTGGCCGAGCCTGACAGCACCAAGCGGGATGCCGCCTACCAGGACGTCTGCAAGGTGATGAACACCAACCTGCCCTGGGCGACCCTCTGGGTGGCAAACCGCTACGGCATCGTCTCGACCAAGGTGAAGGATTTCGTCTGGACGCCGGCGCCTGGCGGCGGCCCCTACCAGGCCAACCCACAGAAATGGTCGATCGCCGAATAG
- a CDS encoding GGDEF domain-containing protein, producing the protein MDTERTTAPIKSVRASSRKPLQRLSPAIVEQVERLLGGRTRDIRLNGELTQLFGERSWPRTAKIIRAWMVWVIVLDVLTLGLNAILLPAETVMSMLWPASILPPAALVAAIAFLRPHALWVQGVFLLSAVFLILLSVALVGVNTGGEFYERHLTIMLFVAVTAIIIFPVPLGWAMAIGAAALGIYLVFQLRNPGIEVGSALAGTLFFASGVAATIVARRTATIFAQKTFLLELRDRSRLAALTDANSQLELLARTDPLTGVANRRSMMETLNHFWNEDLKRTSGAAMLMCDVDDFKHLNDNLGHAEGDRCLVKVAGIIQSSMRDERDQVARYGGEEFLVFLPSSDEQEAGLVAERIRSRVEAASLPNPTSRVGPWVTVSIGIAILMQNGELVSAEHMQRQADAALYLAKKTGRNRVVVHSPEVDQSLQ; encoded by the coding sequence ATGGATACCGAGCGAACCACAGCTCCTATCAAATCGGTAAGGGCGTCTTCGCGGAAACCTCTTCAGAGGTTGAGCCCGGCCATTGTAGAGCAAGTCGAGCGCCTGCTTGGTGGACGCACGCGTGATATCCGCCTCAATGGCGAGCTGACTCAGCTTTTTGGCGAACGCTCCTGGCCGCGGACTGCCAAGATCATCCGCGCGTGGATGGTTTGGGTTATCGTGCTCGACGTCCTGACGTTGGGCCTCAACGCGATCTTGCTTCCGGCTGAAACGGTCATGTCGATGCTTTGGCCAGCGTCTATCCTTCCCCCCGCGGCTCTTGTCGCCGCGATAGCCTTCCTGCGGCCGCACGCTTTGTGGGTGCAGGGAGTTTTCCTCCTCTCTGCTGTTTTTCTCATTCTCCTGTCGGTCGCCTTGGTGGGCGTCAATACCGGTGGCGAGTTTTATGAGCGGCATTTGACCATCATGCTTTTTGTGGCCGTCACTGCCATTATCATATTTCCCGTTCCACTCGGTTGGGCGATGGCGATCGGTGCTGCCGCCCTTGGTATCTACCTTGTGTTTCAGCTGCGCAATCCGGGCATCGAAGTGGGAAGTGCTCTGGCCGGGACGCTGTTTTTCGCCAGCGGGGTGGCGGCAACCATCGTTGCCCGACGCACCGCCACCATCTTCGCTCAGAAGACTTTCTTGCTCGAGTTACGAGATCGAAGCCGGCTCGCGGCGCTTACCGACGCCAACTCGCAGCTGGAATTGCTGGCGCGGACCGACCCGCTGACGGGTGTCGCCAACCGGCGTTCGATGATGGAAACGCTAAATCATTTCTGGAACGAGGACCTTAAACGAACGAGCGGCGCGGCGATGCTGATGTGCGATGTCGACGACTTCAAACATCTCAACGATAATCTCGGACATGCCGAAGGCGACCGTTGCCTGGTGAAAGTTGCCGGCATCATTCAGAGCAGCATGAGAGACGAGCGGGACCAGGTCGCCCGGTACGGAGGCGAAGAATTTCTCGTCTTTCTCCCAAGCTCCGATGAACAAGAGGCCGGGTTGGTCGCTGAGAGAATTCGCAGCCGAGTGGAAGCCGCGTCTCTTCCAAATCCTACCTCCCGCGTCGGTCCCTGGGTCACTGTCAGCATCGGCATAGCGATATTGATGCAAAACGGTGAACTCGTGTCAGCAGAGCACATGCAGCGCCAAGCGGATGCGGCCCTCTACCTTGCCAAAAAGACCGGCCGCAACCGGGTCGTGGTCCATTCTCCAGAGGTCGATCAAAGCCTCCAATGA
- a CDS encoding sigma-70 family RNA polymerase sigma factor, with amino-acid sequence MHTLHRDVNGNAVVNAMIENKDKLLKTIESVVKSKSYSEDIFQDGVIKAYGVKTDDIRCPIGYAFRMVYNLALDESRRRRQKMNNHRSIDQIQEITAPIPTVLDQLVAAETLRNVLASLEALPKRTNDAFIRHRLNGVPQKDIAAELGVSRTLVNFMIKAAEEHCHLAIAEPASRPDHAHRQEPTVSLRAAPAANRSTAVPALPGQRRNEPSARSRRTG; translated from the coding sequence ATGCACACATTGCATCGTGATGTGAACGGAAATGCCGTGGTCAATGCCATGATCGAAAACAAGGATAAGCTCCTTAAAACGATTGAAAGCGTTGTCAAATCAAAGTCATATTCCGAGGATATCTTTCAAGATGGAGTCATTAAAGCCTATGGTGTCAAGACCGACGACATTCGTTGCCCGATCGGCTACGCCTTCCGGATGGTCTACAATCTGGCACTCGATGAGAGCCGCCGGCGACGCCAGAAGATGAACAACCATAGGTCGATAGACCAGATTCAGGAGATTACGGCTCCCATCCCCACCGTGCTCGACCAGCTCGTCGCTGCCGAGACCCTGCGCAATGTGCTTGCCTCGCTCGAGGCGCTGCCGAAGCGAACCAACGATGCCTTCATTCGCCATCGCCTCAACGGCGTGCCGCAGAAGGATATTGCAGCCGAACTCGGCGTCTCAAGGACCCTCGTCAACTTCATGATCAAGGCGGCAGAGGAACATTGCCATCTGGCGATCGCCGAACCTGCTTCCCGCCCCGATCATGCGCACCGGCAGGAGCCTACCGTTTCGCTGCGTGCAGCGCCTGCTGCAAATCGCTCCACAGCAGTTCCGGCTCTTCCAGGCCAACGGCGAAACGAACCGTCTGCTCGCTCACGCCGAACCGGATGA
- a CDS encoding TonB-dependent siderophore receptor: MARVFLNVSNNVSRIYRDSLFLTTAIVLIGSAASPASAQSVSGDAGATTLEPIVIQGASSDSKTDRTSVAAKNSSAATKINTPLVETPRSVSVTTEKEIEQRGAQSIIEAVRYSAGVTTGPNGFDPRFDQIYIRGYNATTVGDYRDGLRQPYINYGTFRTDPYQLQRIEVIKGPVSVLYGSGSPGGLVNKISKLPTEEPIREVGVSYSTKDRAQAMFDFGGPISEDNDDFLYRIVGLARRGDTNFDIADDRYFLAPSFTWKPDEGTSFTVYGLAQADETDSNVGAITTSDGRILDIRASDPDYDYQKVKQQQVGYQFEHEFDNGLTFRQNLRYSQLDLKARYLGVLSWTDTVAHRYPNSIRDEMNVFQVDNQLEAKFDTGPLAHTMLFGLDYTNLQSSFGYGLGAADPAFDFDIANPTYGVSGATPDYNFLASDADMRQVGIYAMDQIEVGNWRFNLGGRQTWVNQTRDATLPSVSSEEVDKNAFSVQAGALYLFDNGIAPFVSYATSFDPVTNRSRTNTILPPTKGEQYELGVKYQPPGSDILLSAVAYHIVEQNKPRLADPLTFAYDSQGEVTGKGIELEARAAIADGLDIIAAYTYNDSEVTGGNNVGNTPAITPTHIASLWANYTFQEINPFNGLSVGAGVRYIGETWTDVANTSKNPATFYVDASASYDFGAVDKKYEGLTAAFAIRNIADERETVCEEGFCYLGQGRNMTGTLKYRW, from the coding sequence ATGGCGCGTGTTTTTTTGAATGTTTCTAATAATGTATCGCGAATTTATAGAGATAGCCTGTTTCTCACGACAGCGATCGTCCTGATCGGAAGTGCAGCATCGCCGGCTTCAGCCCAGAGCGTATCCGGAGATGCTGGCGCCACAACGCTGGAACCGATCGTCATTCAAGGCGCATCCTCTGATAGCAAGACCGACCGGACGTCCGTTGCCGCCAAGAACAGTTCGGCTGCGACCAAGATCAACACGCCGCTCGTCGAGACGCCGCGTTCGGTCTCGGTGACCACCGAGAAGGAAATCGAGCAGCGTGGCGCCCAGAGCATCATCGAGGCCGTGCGCTATTCGGCCGGCGTGACGACCGGGCCGAACGGCTTCGATCCGCGCTTCGACCAGATCTACATTCGCGGCTACAACGCCACGACGGTCGGTGACTATCGTGACGGCTTGCGCCAGCCCTACATCAACTACGGCACGTTCCGCACCGATCCCTATCAACTGCAGCGCATCGAGGTGATCAAGGGGCCGGTATCCGTTCTCTACGGCTCGGGATCGCCGGGCGGCCTCGTCAACAAGATATCGAAGCTTCCGACCGAAGAGCCGATCCGTGAAGTGGGTGTTTCCTACAGCACCAAGGATCGGGCTCAAGCGATGTTCGATTTCGGTGGGCCGATCAGCGAAGATAACGACGATTTCCTCTATCGCATCGTCGGCCTTGCCCGCCGCGGCGACACCAATTTCGATATTGCCGACGACCGCTACTTCCTGGCGCCGTCCTTCACCTGGAAACCGGACGAGGGCACCTCCTTCACGGTGTACGGCCTAGCGCAGGCCGACGAGACCGACTCGAATGTCGGCGCGATCACGACCTCGGACGGGAGGATCCTCGACATCAGGGCGAGCGATCCCGACTATGACTACCAGAAGGTCAAGCAGCAGCAGGTCGGCTATCAGTTCGAGCATGAATTCGACAATGGCCTGACATTCCGGCAGAACCTGCGTTATTCGCAGCTCGATCTCAAGGCTCGCTACCTCGGCGTCTTGAGCTGGACGGACACTGTTGCGCATCGGTACCCGAATTCGATCCGCGACGAGATGAACGTCTTCCAGGTCGACAACCAGCTCGAGGCGAAGTTCGATACCGGCCCGCTTGCCCACACGATGCTGTTTGGGCTCGACTACACCAATCTCCAGTCGAGTTTTGGCTATGGCCTCGGAGCCGCCGATCCGGCATTCGACTTCGATATCGCCAATCCGACCTATGGAGTCTCGGGCGCTACCCCGGACTATAATTTCTTGGCTTCCGATGCCGATATGCGGCAGGTCGGCATCTACGCCATGGACCAGATCGAGGTCGGAAACTGGCGTTTCAACCTCGGCGGCCGGCAGACCTGGGTGAACCAGACGCGAGATGCGACTTTGCCCTCGGTCAGCTCGGAGGAGGTCGACAAGAATGCCTTCTCCGTACAGGCAGGCGCGCTTTATCTCTTCGACAACGGCATCGCGCCGTTCGTTTCCTACGCCACCTCCTTTGATCCGGTCACCAACCGGTCGAGAACCAACACAATTCTTCCGCCGACGAAGGGTGAGCAATACGAGCTCGGCGTGAAATACCAGCCTCCCGGCTCCGACATCCTGCTGTCGGCCGTCGCCTATCACATCGTCGAGCAGAACAAGCCGAGGCTCGCCGATCCGCTGACCTTTGCCTACGACTCCCAGGGCGAGGTGACCGGAAAGGGCATCGAGCTTGAAGCCCGCGCGGCAATCGCCGACGGTCTCGATATCATTGCGGCCTACACCTACAACGACTCCGAAGTGACCGGGGGCAACAACGTCGGAAATACTCCGGCCATCACCCCGACCCATATTGCCAGCCTTTGGGCAAACTACACTTTCCAGGAAATCAATCCCTTCAACGGTCTGTCGGTTGGCGCGGGCGTGCGCTACATCGGTGAGACTTGGACGGATGTGGCCAATACCTCGAAGAACCCTGCGACTTTCTATGTCGATGCATCCGCCTCCTATGATTTCGGCGCAGTCGACAAGAAATACGAGGGCCTGACGGCAGCCTTTGCCATCCGCAACATCGCCGATGAGCGCGAAACAGTTTGCGAAGAGGGCTTTTGCTATCTCGGCCAGGGCCGCAACATGACCGGCACCCTGAAATACCGGTGGTAA